In Roseofilum reptotaenium CS-1145, the DNA window GACCTGTCACTGCTTGCCAGGCAAATAAACCAACTAAAACGGTATTGAGCGTAATATGGCTATATCGAGCGATATCGTTTCCTTTTTGCATCCAAGGGGTCAGTGCTGCCGAAAGAGAAATAACTCCAGTCATTGCCAAACCGACGATTAAATGAGGACCAACAAAGAGCTTACCATTATTAATGTAAGTAACGGCCATTCCTCCGAGAGTTCCTGTCACCATCAAGGCTAGAATAACGGAACTAATTTTGTGGTGTCTGGCGTTAAATTTTCCTTTGATTAATTCTTTTTTTGTGTCACCGGTAGCGCTGCGGGTTTCGCGAATTTTGAAACCCAGATACATGCTATAGAGGATAAGGGCTAATAAAACCCACATTAAGAAGGGGTGGAAGAATTGACTCCATAGCTTAATGGATTCTGGAATCTCCATGGGTGTCTCCGTGAGAAGTTGTTTACAAAACTTAACTTATCACAAAAACTGTCCCTAGTACCGTGGTGGAGCTAATTTGATGTATAGCAGTGAACTCGTTAAATTAGGACATGTAGGTTATGGTTTGAGCTAAGAGTAAAGTGCCCTAACTCTGCACCGAGTGTCTAATACACGACTTTAGAGCAATCCAGGCACTAGGCTGGATTACGGTTAGTTAGGTAAAGGGCCATTAATCTGAGCTTGGAAGCCATAGACCTGGCGATCGCCTACAAAGGGAACGAGATTCACTTCCCGTTCATCCCCTGGTTCAAAACGGACAGCCGTTCCAGCCGGAATATCTAAGCGCATTCCCAAGGCCCGATCTCGCTCAAAATGTAGAGCTAAATTGACTTCATAAAAGTGGAAATGGGAGCCGATTTGAATTGGACGATCGCCCTGATTCGCTACGGAAATCGTCACCGTGGGGCGATCGGCATTCAGTTCAATTTCTCCAGGTTCAACCAACAGTTCTCCAGGAATCATAAACCTTACCTCATGCACGAATTGGATCGTGGACTGTAACTAATTTTGTGCCATCTGGAAATGTGGCTTCTACTTGCACTTCGGCTAACATTTCACGAATCCCATCCATCACATCTTCTTGAGTTAACAAGGTTGTTCCCAATTGCATCAGTTCTGCTACTGTTTTCCCTTCCCTTGCTCCTTCGAGGATAGCCGATGAAATATAGGCCACAGCTTCCGGATAATTTAGCTTCAACCCTTTTTCTTTACGTCTTTCTGCTAATAGCGCCGCCGTAAAAATCAACAATTTGTCTTTTTCTTGGGGAGTGAGTTGCATAGTCCCTTAGCCGATTAATCTATCTTTTTTTATAGCATTTATTGACAATTTTCGATCAAAATGCCATAATTAAGACTTAATGCTATAATAGCCAAATTATATTCATAGATTTTTTGTCTCGTCCCCGATCTGGAGACAAAATCTGCCAAATCCCCATAAACAAACGCTTTCCCTCTTCCGTAGAATATCCTCGATAGCGACAGAGGAGTCCTTGAGGCAGTCGAGTAACCCCAACGGAGAACTTTTTTTCAGAACGAGGCAAAAAGGCTTGTATCTCTTCTAGGAGCGATCGCCCGATCTCCCTCCCCAACCAACAGAACGATCCCACCACAGGATATCCTCCCAAGCCATAATCAGCGTCTAAAGCTCTTTGCTGGGTCAAGCTACTCTGGGCATCAATCCATAGGGGCATTCCTTTCTGGGTAACTTGAGTTCGAGAGCGCCATTGTCCGCGATCGAAACCCTCCCCTAGGGCCGTGCGCCCCAACCTTGTCCACTCCCAGCCACACCAAATCGCTCCAGGAGATAATTCCACCTGAAGATCCTGCTGATAAAGAGCACCGTTAAACAAAATCGTCTCCAAAGGAAACCAAGTTAAGCTTGCACCTGCTTCAATCCGGATCTGTACCTGAGTTCGAGCCATTTCCCCCGCAGAGCGATAAACTTTAGTTGCGGAAGGCGTAGTCCAGAATACGGACGTTTCTGGCCTTAAATGTAGAGAGACACAAAGGCGATCTCCGCCCACTAACCCCCCTGCCGTATGCAAAAGAACACTTTGGCAGTTACCCGATCCTAGGTTGTAAAATGGACGTTGCAGCTTCAGAGGTGCAACCATCTCCTCAACAACGGGATAGGTTCGGCCCGCAGACAACTGATACTGAACCGATAATTTTCCCTGCCATTGAGTAGACTGGAGGTTCAATCTTGCTTGTGTAGGATCAAGCATTTAGCCAATGTAACGAGAACTAAGTGGGATCTTCGAGTAAAATTTAGATCTAGCATCTATCCTAACCTCTCCAAAACTCGATCAATGGGGGCTTTTGCTTTTAAGGTTAAAAACGGTTTACCGATTACCCATGACCTATTCCAGCGCTTCATGCTGTAATTGCTGAGAGACTTAAGAGTATGGCACAATCTGAATTTACTGACCTGACCATGATACCCCAAACCTTCCTGCTCTCAGCAGTTTGGGATCAAAGTTCAGTAGCGATGGGCATTGTTGACCAGGACGCAACCTTAATCTATCTCAATTATGCTTATGCTAAACTCCACAATGCTGCCATAGAGGATCTAGTCGGTAAACCTCTGACGTTCTTTTTCCCTTCGGATCTAGAGCAAGTCAGTCTAGAAACCCTTCTACCCATGAGCGATCGCCAAGACTATACTTGGACGCTCCAAAATACTCCCGGAAAGTTGCTTAATGTAGAGATTACCCCCTTATCCCAAACGCCTAAATTCTGGCTCATTGAACTCACGCCTAAAGCTCTAAGCGATGGCCAACCAATCGAAGCTCAACTTCAAGAAAGTCAAGACTGCCATCGGATTATGACCGACAATACGCAAGACTTAATCGCTCGCTATAGTCCCCAAGGAATTTGTTTATATGCCTCTGGCGCTTGTGAAAAACTACTCGGTTATACCCCTCAAGAACTGCTGGGAACCCACGTCGAAGATTTATTCCATCCCCAAGATTTACAACGCTTACAAAAAGCAGGTCAACGTCTTCTCGATCCCGCAGATATTTGCATCCTAACCTATCGGATGGGCCATAAACAGGGGCATTACTTATGGTTTGAAACCACCATTGGCCGATTATATGATCCCCAAACCCACGAACTCCAAGAACTAATTACAGTTTCTCGTGATATTACCGAGCGCCAAGATACCCAAGCAAGCTTTGAACAACAGGCAGAAAAAATCACTAAGATTTTAGAAAGTATTAGTGATGCCCTCTTAACGGTCGATCAACAAAATCATGTAACGTATGTTAATGCCCAAGCTCAATGCCTTTTGTTTTCAGAACAGCACAAAGTTTTAGGACAACCCTTGTGGGATTTATTGCCCGAATTTTGGCAAAAAATCTTGAAACCGGAATGTGACCAAGCTACTTTGGAGCAGAAAGCAAGACATTTGGAAACATTTCACTCTAGTTTAACTAGATGGTTAGAAGTAGCCATTTATCCCTACATAGAGGGTCTATCGATTTCTATCCATGATATTTCCGAACGTAAACAAGCAGAAGCCGCTTTATTAGAACGATCGCAACTGTCTACTTTAGCGGCTGAAATCGGAAAAACTTTAGGACAAGGCGGAGATTTACCTGCACTTTTAGATCGCTGTACGCAAATTTTAATTGAGCAACTCGAAGCGATTGGTGCTAGAATTTGGACATTTGATGCCGAAAGTCAAATGTTGGAATTGCAAGCCTTAGCTGGGTCAATTACCTTAACGGATCCCCTACAGGCTAGAATTCCCTTAGGTATTTCCGTGATTGGATTTATCGCTACCCGCCAACAGGCTTACTGTACCAATCATACGGCTAATGATGTTTGCATTGGCGCTCCGGCTTGGATTTCTGATCAACAGATCCAAGCCTTTGCTGGATATCCTCTGATTGTCGAAGAGCGCTTATTGGGGGTGTTAGCAGTCTTCGGTCGAAATCCCTTCAGCGAAGACGTTTATCAGATGTTAGCGTGGATCTCTGATGCGATCGCTTTAGCTATTGACCGCTCTTGGGCAAGAACTGAATTAATTAGCCGTCGAGAAGGCTTATTATTTGGATTAGCCAGTCAAATTCGTAAGTCCTTAGATCTTAATACTATTCTAGATACCGCCGTCCATGAAATTCGCAATCTTTTGCAAATTGATACCTGTCATTTTCTCTGGTGCATTTTACCCACGAAAGATAGTCTATCCATTCATCTACCTATTTTAACGATTACTCATGAAGCTCAAGAGCGAGATTTGCCCAGTTTATTAGGTGAATATCCCATTACTCAAGTGGAGGAAGTGGTGGAGAAATTCCAGTCTTTGGATAT includes these proteins:
- a CDS encoding DUF4079 domain-containing protein, with product MEIPESIKLWSQFFHPFLMWVLLALILYSMYLGFKIRETRSATGDTKKELIKGKFNARHHKISSVILALMVTGTLGGMAVTYINNGKLFVGPHLIVGLAMTGVISLSAALTPWMQKGNDIARYSHITLNTVLVGLFAWQAVTGLDIVNRILENMFS
- a CDS encoding urease subunit beta encodes the protein MIPGELLVEPGEIELNADRPTVTISVANQGDRPIQIGSHFHFYEVNLALHFERDRALGMRLDIPAGTAVRFEPGDEREVNLVPFVGDRQVYGFQAQINGPLPN
- the ureA gene encoding urease subunit gamma translates to MQLTPQEKDKLLIFTAALLAERRKEKGLKLNYPEAVAYISSAILEGAREGKTVAELMQLGTTLLTQEDVMDGIREMLAEVQVEATFPDGTKLVTVHDPIRA
- a CDS encoding urease accessory protein UreD, which codes for MLDPTQARLNLQSTQWQGKLSVQYQLSAGRTYPVVEEMVAPLKLQRPFYNLGSGNCQSVLLHTAGGLVGGDRLCVSLHLRPETSVFWTTPSATKVYRSAGEMARTQVQIRIEAGASLTWFPLETILFNGALYQQDLQVELSPGAIWCGWEWTRLGRTALGEGFDRGQWRSRTQVTQKGMPLWIDAQSSLTQQRALDADYGLGGYPVVGSFCWLGREIGRSLLEEIQAFLPRSEKKFSVGVTRLPQGLLCRYRGYSTEEGKRLFMGIWQILSPDRGRDKKSMNIIWLL
- a CDS encoding PAS domain S-box protein, whose protein sequence is MAQSEFTDLTMIPQTFLLSAVWDQSSVAMGIVDQDATLIYLNYAYAKLHNAAIEDLVGKPLTFFFPSDLEQVSLETLLPMSDRQDYTWTLQNTPGKLLNVEITPLSQTPKFWLIELTPKALSDGQPIEAQLQESQDCHRIMTDNTQDLIARYSPQGICLYASGACEKLLGYTPQELLGTHVEDLFHPQDLQRLQKAGQRLLDPADICILTYRMGHKQGHYLWFETTIGRLYDPQTHELQELITVSRDITERQDTQASFEQQAEKITKILESISDALLTVDQQNHVTYVNAQAQCLLFSEQHKVLGQPLWDLLPEFWQKILKPECDQATLEQKARHLETFHSSLTRWLEVAIYPYIEGLSISIHDISERKQAEAALLERSQLSTLAAEIGKTLGQGGDLPALLDRCTQILIEQLEAIGARIWTFDAESQMLELQALAGSITLTDPLQARIPLGISVIGFIATRQQAYCTNHTANDVCIGAPAWISDQQIQAFAGYPLIVEERLLGVLAVFGRNPFSEDVYQMLAWISDAIALAIDRSWARTELISRREGLLFGLASQIRKSLDLNTILDTAVHEIRNLLQIDTCHFLWCILPTKDSLSIHLPILTITHEAQERDLPSLLGEYPITQVEEVVEKFQSLDIFRIDDTRINSDEHPYHQELLEQFGIMSELLVPLRTHTGQLGAIVCSQCHKSRVWTDSEVELLRAACDQLAIAIDQSELYTQTRAAAFHAQAQAQQLEQTLKKLKQTQAQLVQTEKMSGLGQMVAGIAHEINNPVNFINGNLLHTSNYIEDLLRLLELYQRHYPEPDEDILDESEDIDIDFLREDLPKMLDSMKVGADRISQIVLSLRNFSRLDEAEMKPVQIDEGIDNTLLILQHRLKAKGSFGGIDVIKNYGDLPQVECHASQLNQVFMNIISNSIDALENRAEPRQITIVTDRGKPKDWKTPHVAIRIQDNGQGMTEEVKRRLFDPFFTTKPVGKGTGLGLSISYQIVVEKHRGNIDCFSEPGKGTEFVIRIPIKPVG